In Bradyrhizobium sp. 1(2017), one DNA window encodes the following:
- a CDS encoding ABC transporter ATP-binding protein yields MDSVAQRLSAVGAGAALELRGVTRLFGALAALTDVTITVRPGERRAVLGSNGAGKTTLFNCITGDFPPSSGTIRFFGEDVTHFPPYERIRRGLRRTYQISALFPGLTVQDNVYLACRGVSRGRFSFLRPGQNDALMHAADNLVQAVHLSAVKDQRVAELAHGQQRQLEIALALAGAPRFVLFDEPAAGLSPTERAELIEILTSLPAHIGYIIIEHDMDVALRVVESVTMMHNGRVFKEGLPQEIQSDPEVQELYLGGGHE; encoded by the coding sequence ATGGATAGCGTCGCCCAGCGCCTCTCCGCCGTCGGTGCCGGCGCTGCGCTGGAGCTGCGCGGCGTGACGCGATTGTTCGGCGCACTCGCCGCGCTGACCGACGTCACCATCACCGTGCGTCCCGGCGAGCGGCGGGCCGTGCTCGGCTCCAACGGTGCCGGCAAGACCACGCTGTTCAACTGCATTACCGGCGATTTCCCGCCCTCCTCCGGCACCATCCGCTTCTTTGGCGAGGACGTCACGCATTTCCCGCCCTATGAGCGCATCCGACGCGGGCTGCGCCGGACCTACCAGATCTCGGCGCTGTTCCCCGGCCTCACCGTGCAGGACAACGTCTATCTCGCCTGCCGTGGCGTCTCGCGCGGGCGCTTCTCGTTCCTGCGCCCGGGACAGAACGATGCCCTGATGCATGCGGCCGACAATCTCGTGCAGGCCGTGCATCTTTCCGCCGTGAAGGACCAGCGCGTGGCCGAGCTCGCGCACGGCCAGCAGCGCCAGCTCGAGATCGCGCTCGCGCTCGCCGGCGCGCCGCGCTTCGTCCTGTTCGATGAACCGGCCGCAGGCCTGTCGCCGACAGAACGCGCCGAGCTGATCGAAATCCTGACCTCGCTGCCGGCGCATATCGGCTACATCATCATCGAGCACGACATGGACGTCGCCTTGCGCGTCGTCGAGAGCGTCACGATGATGCACAACGGCCGCGTGTTCAAGGAAGGCCTGCCGCAGGAGATCCAGTCCGACCCGGAAGTCCAGGAGCTATATCTTGGAGGCGGCCATGAATGA
- a CDS encoding branched-chain amino acid ABC transporter permease gives MSLAHDSRVTLQPATMAQRPARTWPEINHPAAWIVAVILVIMPLIANGFFLIEIFASTLILGTMALSLMFLAGYGGMVSLMQLTIAGFSAYMVAVFGVSGNANISLGWPWWLAVPMALALATAFGTLGGALAVRTEGIYTIMITLAIGAAFYYFTNQNWAIFNGHTGINTVATPHFWGVNWRADIPFYYVVLAVAALCYFAVEYLSRAPFGLALQGVRDNPRRMAALGFNVNAHRVAAYAFASFVAALAGVLQVWNYRQISPGSVSVGACIDVLIIAVVGGITRPIGPFIGALIFVLLRTFALDFLVRLGLDGNRFRLLIGLGFLAIVFWSSDGVIGLWQRWRQRQRRGADRSPGGRSHG, from the coding sequence ATGTCGCTCGCCCACGATAGCCGCGTTACCCTGCAGCCCGCCACCATGGCGCAGCGCCCGGCGCGGACGTGGCCGGAGATCAACCATCCCGCGGCCTGGATCGTCGCGGTCATTCTCGTGATCATGCCGCTGATCGCCAACGGCTTCTTCCTGATCGAGATCTTCGCCTCCACCTTGATCCTCGGCACCATGGCGCTGAGCCTGATGTTCCTCGCCGGCTATGGCGGCATGGTCAGCCTGATGCAGCTCACCATCGCCGGCTTCTCGGCCTATATGGTCGCCGTGTTCGGCGTCAGCGGCAACGCCAATATCAGCCTGGGCTGGCCGTGGTGGCTCGCGGTGCCGATGGCGCTGGCGCTGGCGACCGCCTTCGGCACCCTCGGCGGCGCGCTCGCGGTGCGCACCGAAGGCATCTACACCATCATGATCACGCTCGCGATCGGCGCGGCGTTCTATTATTTCACCAACCAGAACTGGGCGATCTTCAACGGCCATACCGGCATCAACACCGTGGCCACGCCGCATTTCTGGGGCGTGAACTGGCGCGCCGACATTCCCTTCTATTACGTCGTGCTCGCGGTCGCCGCGCTCTGTTACTTCGCAGTCGAATATCTCTCGCGCGCGCCCTTCGGCCTGGCTCTCCAGGGCGTGCGCGACAATCCGCGGCGCATGGCCGCGCTCGGCTTCAACGTCAATGCGCATCGCGTCGCCGCCTATGCCTTTGCCTCCTTCGTGGCCGCGCTGGCCGGCGTGCTCCAGGTCTGGAACTACCGCCAGATCTCGCCGGGCTCGGTCAGCGTCGGCGCCTGCATCGACGTGCTGATCATCGCCGTCGTCGGCGGCATCACACGCCCGATCGGCCCCTTCATCGGTGCGCTGATCTTCGTGCTGCTGCGTACCTTCGCGCTCGACTTCCTGGTCAGGCTCGGGCTCGACGGCAACCGCTTCCGCCTGTTGATCGGGCTCGGTTTCCTCGCCATCGTGTTCTGGTCTTCGGATGGCGTCATTGGCCTGTGGCAGCGCTGGCGCCAGCGTCAGCGCCGCGGCGCCGACCGATCCCCCGGAGGGCGCAGTCATGGATAG
- a CDS encoding branched-chain amino acid ABC transporter permease has protein sequence MSRFVERHPAWALIAIIAVAILLWLAFAVWPPGLEEAIGRKRVFLNAVFNGITLGGLYFLVASGFTLIFGLMRNVNLAHGSLYLFGGYVGYAVSASTGSWILSFIAAFILTALVGVLLQVLVFRRMEGQDLRQTMVTIGLSIVFADLMLWACGGNFYQIQTPNWLIGPIELPLVTAIKSSGEPVYLRYPLVRLVIFAASVVIGVAMWLALNRTRVGMIIRAGVDDRDILAATGVRIQLVFVLVFAFGAGLAGIAGVVGGTFQSLSPGEDIRFLLASLVVVIVGGMGSIPGAALGALIIGLAEQLGSVYIPTYAIVVTFLIMVLVLAIRPQGLLARR, from the coding sequence ATGAGCCGCTTCGTCGAACGTCACCCGGCCTGGGCGCTGATCGCGATCATTGCCGTTGCGATTCTGCTCTGGCTGGCCTTCGCAGTCTGGCCGCCCGGCCTCGAAGAGGCGATCGGCCGCAAGCGCGTCTTCCTCAACGCGGTCTTCAACGGCATCACGCTCGGAGGCCTGTACTTCCTCGTCGCCAGCGGCTTCACGCTGATCTTCGGCCTGATGCGCAACGTCAATCTCGCGCATGGCTCGCTCTATCTGTTCGGCGGCTATGTCGGCTACGCCGTCAGCGCATCGACCGGGTCCTGGATCCTCAGCTTCATCGCCGCCTTCATCCTGACCGCCCTGGTCGGTGTCCTGCTTCAGGTCCTTGTGTTCCGCCGGATGGAGGGACAGGATCTCAGGCAGACCATGGTGACGATCGGGCTTTCGATCGTGTTCGCCGACCTCATGCTATGGGCTTGCGGTGGCAACTTCTATCAGATCCAGACGCCGAACTGGCTGATCGGTCCGATAGAGCTGCCGCTGGTCACGGCCATCAAATCCTCGGGCGAGCCGGTCTATCTCAGATATCCGCTGGTGCGGCTCGTGATCTTCGCCGCCTCCGTGGTCATCGGCGTGGCGATGTGGCTCGCGCTCAACCGCACCCGCGTCGGCATGATCATCCGCGCCGGCGTCGACGATCGCGATATCCTAGCTGCGACCGGCGTGCGCATCCAGCTCGTCTTCGTGCTGGTGTTCGCGTTCGGCGCGGGACTTGCCGGCATCGCCGGCGTCGTCGGCGGCACCTTCCAGTCATTGTCGCCCGGCGAGGACATCCGCTTCCTGCTGGCCTCGCTCGTCGTCGTGATCGTGGGCGGCATGGGCTCGATTCCCGGCGCGGCGCTCGGCGCGCTCATCATCGGCCTCGCCGAACAGCTCGGCTCGGTCTACATCCCGACCTACGCCATCGTCGTGACCTTCCTGATCATGGTGCTGGTGCTGGCCATCCGGCCGCAAGGCCTATTGGCGAGGCGCTGA
- a CDS encoding helix-turn-helix domain-containing protein: protein MSRALAVFHGRFGRATVYQLNRPFNIHAHREGHLIFHVGGMPACIDVSNGHYDLTESSVVAVNPWEPHNFLPADVDGGAIFFVLYVNAEWFAPDASGSDRLRFGRTQFKRTPALDKHIRRTAALVCGAPSLSSLDSELRRLIDICYDESWQQAESARDARANGAVTDFRVRKCIRLMSESPGAEMELDTIARESGLSRPHFYRLFRVQTGVTPNLYLNTLIMEQALEALVASEAPIADIGFDLGFSSQSGFTRFFAANVGMAPTDYRRAAKVLRT from the coding sequence ATGAGCCGTGCGCTCGCCGTCTTCCACGGCCGGTTCGGCCGGGCGACGGTTTATCAGTTGAACCGGCCTTTCAATATTCACGCCCATCGTGAAGGTCATTTGATCTTCCATGTCGGCGGCATGCCCGCATGCATTGACGTCTCCAACGGGCACTATGACCTCACCGAATCCTCTGTCGTCGCGGTCAATCCCTGGGAGCCGCACAACTTCCTGCCGGCCGATGTCGACGGTGGCGCGATCTTCTTCGTGCTGTATGTCAATGCCGAATGGTTTGCGCCCGACGCCTCCGGCTCCGACCGGTTGCGTTTCGGCCGCACCCAGTTCAAGCGGACGCCGGCCCTCGACAAGCACATCAGGCGAACCGCCGCGCTCGTTTGCGGCGCACCATCGCTCTCCAGCCTCGATTCCGAGCTGCGACGGCTGATCGACATCTGCTACGATGAAAGCTGGCAGCAGGCCGAGAGCGCGCGCGATGCGCGCGCCAACGGCGCCGTGACCGACTTCCGTGTGCGCAAATGCATCAGGCTGATGTCGGAGAGTCCCGGGGCGGAGATGGAGCTCGATACGATCGCGCGGGAATCCGGGCTGTCCCGGCCACATTTCTACCGGCTGTTCCGTGTCCAGACCGGCGTCACGCCGAACCTCTATCTCAACACGCTGATCATGGAACAGGCGCTCGAAGCGCTGGTGGCGAGCGAAGCGCCGATCGCCGATATCGGCTTTGATCTCGGCTTCTCCTCGCAAAGCGGCTTCACCCGCTTCTTCGCCGCCAATGTCGGGATGGCGCCGACCGATTATCGTCGCGCAGCCAAGGTTTTGCGCACCTGA
- a CDS encoding ABC transporter substrate-binding protein, with translation MSKCSVGLLALSSLFLSGAAIAQEKIKVGVTATLEGTYTVLGEDGMRGHQTALNVLGKKIGDKELEFIVASTDATPDSAVRAVRKLIEQDKVQILLSPLSGDEGIAVKNFAKTHPELTFINAASGAQETTYVDPAPNFFRYNMDGAQWQVGLGKYAYEEKKYRKIATVGEDYSFIYTQVFGLVLEFCGAGGQVTNRQWVPLGTKDFASVIAALPDDVDAIYLGLGGADAVNFLNQYQQAGGKAHLMGGSIMIDQTILSSKGNAKNALVGTIAASGQADTWEDPGWQKFVKAYQDAFPPNKRFPSPSLLATNYYDSTMALILALRQVNGDLSNNQAKFKEALAKIELDAPNGKIKLDSNRQAIGTNFVTEVVDDGKGALFSKVVKVIPNVNQTLGYDPAVFSKIGLPSRTVPECKKY, from the coding sequence ATGTCGAAATGCAGTGTGGGGCTGCTCGCGCTGAGCAGCCTGTTTCTTTCAGGCGCCGCGATCGCTCAGGAGAAGATCAAGGTTGGCGTCACCGCAACGCTCGAAGGCACCTATACGGTGCTCGGCGAGGACGGCATGCGCGGCCATCAGACCGCCCTCAACGTGCTCGGCAAGAAAATCGGCGACAAGGAGCTCGAATTCATCGTCGCCTCGACCGACGCAACGCCGGACTCCGCAGTGCGGGCCGTGCGCAAGCTGATCGAGCAGGACAAGGTGCAGATCCTGCTGTCGCCGCTCTCCGGCGACGAAGGCATCGCCGTGAAGAACTTCGCCAAAACCCACCCCGAGCTGACCTTCATCAACGCGGCCTCCGGCGCCCAGGAAACGACTTACGTTGATCCCGCCCCGAACTTCTTCCGCTACAACATGGACGGCGCGCAGTGGCAGGTCGGCCTCGGCAAATACGCCTATGAGGAAAAGAAGTATCGCAAGATCGCGACCGTCGGCGAAGACTATTCCTTCATCTACACGCAGGTCTTCGGCCTCGTGCTTGAATTTTGCGGCGCCGGCGGACAGGTGACCAACCGGCAATGGGTGCCATTGGGAACGAAGGACTTCGCCTCCGTCATCGCCGCCCTGCCCGACGACGTCGATGCCATCTATCTCGGCCTTGGCGGCGCCGATGCCGTCAACTTCCTCAATCAGTACCAGCAGGCCGGCGGCAAGGCGCATCTGATGGGAGGTTCCATCATGATCGACCAGACCATCCTGTCGTCAAAGGGCAACGCCAAGAATGCCTTGGTCGGTACCATCGCGGCGAGCGGCCAGGCCGATACCTGGGAGGATCCGGGCTGGCAGAAGTTCGTGAAGGCCTATCAGGACGCCTTCCCACCCAACAAGCGCTTCCCGAGCCCGTCGCTGCTGGCGACCAACTACTATGATTCAACCATGGCGCTGATCCTCGCACTGCGTCAGGTCAACGGCGACCTCTCGAACAACCAGGCGAAGTTCAAGGAAGCGCTGGCGAAGATCGAACTCGATGCGCCGAACGGCAAGATCAAGCTCGACTCCAACCGCCAGGCGATCGGCACCAACTTCGTCACCGAGGTGGTCGACGACGGCAAGGGCGCGCTGTTCAGCAAGGTCGTCAAGGTGATCCCGAACGTGAACCAGACGCTCGGCTACGATCCGGCGGTGTTCTCCAAGATCGGATTGCCAAGCCGGACCGTACCGGAATGTAAGAAATACTGA
- a CDS encoding SDR family NAD(P)-dependent oxidoreductase produces the protein MNSNFSLAPGFHAVVIGGAGDIGAAISNQFCELGATVTATGANEADLARTLLQPRTGLTLATLDVTDDAAVASFARQHQRVDALVNCAGILARDKEFEIETFMKVIDVNLTGTFRTCMAFHPRLAQTRGSIVNIASMNATLALPRIPAYCASKGGVVMLTKALALKWAEEGIRVNAVAPGYIETAINAAGRTDRAHYQRIADRTAFKRWGQPEDIAGAVAFLCMPASQYATGTVVAVDGGFLAG, from the coding sequence ATGAATTCGAATTTCTCCCTCGCACCCGGCTTTCATGCCGTCGTAATCGGCGGCGCCGGCGACATAGGCGCTGCGATCAGCAACCAGTTTTGCGAGCTCGGCGCGACGGTGACGGCGACCGGCGCGAACGAGGCCGATCTTGCCCGCACGCTGCTGCAGCCGCGCACCGGGCTCACGCTCGCGACACTGGATGTCACCGACGATGCGGCCGTCGCGTCCTTTGCGCGGCAGCACCAGCGCGTCGACGCGCTGGTGAACTGCGCCGGCATTCTCGCCCGCGACAAAGAGTTCGAGATCGAGACCTTCATGAAGGTGATCGACGTCAATCTCACCGGCACGTTCCGGACCTGCATGGCGTTCCATCCGCGGCTCGCGCAGACGAGGGGCTCGATCGTCAACATCGCCTCGATGAATGCGACGCTGGCGCTGCCACGGATTCCCGCTTATTGCGCCAGCAAGGGCGGCGTCGTGATGCTGACCAAGGCGCTGGCTCTGAAGTGGGCCGAAGAGGGCATACGCGTCAATGCCGTCGCGCCCGGCTATATCGAGACCGCGATCAACGCCGCCGGCCGCACCGATCGCGCCCATTATCAGCGCATCGCCGACCGCACCGCATTCAAGCGCTGGGGGCAGCCCGAAGACATCGCCGGGGCTGTCGCCTTCCTCTGTATGCCGGCCTCGCAATATGCGACCGGCACCGTCGTTGCCGTGGATGGTGGATTCCTCGCGGGGTGA
- a CDS encoding LacI family DNA-binding transcriptional regulator gives MRLTNAKSVKQGIRAVAARAGVSTASVSRALNNPDAVSPSLRARIEQAIEALGYIPHAPARILSSRRSRTLGAIVPTIDNTMFARGIASLQQYLSSVGYMLFLTTSGYDLDVELQQARNLISRGVDGLVLRGDCHHDGLRKLLSDNAVPFINVGIYQPDRPYPCVGTDNEAAAHRAAAHVIELGHRRIGIVSALQRNNDRASARVAGFRRALAENGLELPPQWHVEVPYTLDDAREAARYLLNLRERPTAVVCGNDVIAYGVLLEAERDGFSVPRDLSVVGFDDLDWSRHLRPSLTTIHVPTGETWQRAGEYLVRSLAGEQTIMHREIDFSLVVRESTAPPPKELK, from the coding sequence ATGAGGCTGACCAACGCCAAATCCGTGAAACAGGGCATCCGCGCCGTGGCGGCGCGCGCGGGCGTGTCCACGGCGTCGGTCTCGCGCGCCCTCAACAATCCCGATGCGGTGAGCCCGTCCCTGCGCGCGCGCATCGAGCAGGCTATCGAGGCGCTCGGCTACATCCCGCACGCGCCGGCACGGATCCTGTCGTCGCGCCGCTCGCGCACCCTCGGCGCGATCGTGCCGACCATCGACAACACGATGTTCGCGCGCGGCATCGCCTCGCTGCAGCAATATCTGTCCTCGGTCGGATACATGCTGTTTCTCACCACGAGCGGCTATGATCTCGACGTCGAATTGCAGCAGGCGCGCAACCTGATCAGCCGGGGTGTCGACGGCCTCGTGCTGCGCGGCGATTGCCATCACGACGGATTGCGCAAGCTGCTGTCCGACAATGCGGTGCCGTTCATCAATGTCGGCATCTACCAGCCTGACAGGCCCTACCCTTGCGTCGGCACCGACAACGAGGCCGCTGCCCATCGCGCCGCCGCGCATGTGATCGAGCTTGGCCACCGCCGCATCGGGATCGTCTCGGCGCTCCAGCGCAACAACGACCGCGCCAGCGCCCGGGTCGCCGGATTTCGCCGAGCGCTCGCCGAAAACGGTCTGGAGCTTCCGCCGCAATGGCATGTCGAGGTGCCCTACACGCTGGACGACGCGCGCGAGGCGGCGCGCTATCTCCTCAACCTCAGGGAACGTCCGACCGCCGTTGTGTGCGGCAACGACGTCATCGCCTATGGCGTGCTGCTCGAGGCGGAGCGCGACGGGTTCTCCGTGCCGCGCGACCTTTCAGTCGTTGGTTTCGACGACCTCGACTGGAGCCGTCATCTGCGGCCGAGCCTGACGACGATCCACGTTCCGACCGGAGAAACCTGGCAGCGCGCCGGGGAATATCTGGTGCGGAGCCTTGCCGGCGAGCAGACCATCATGCACCGCGAGATCGACTTCTCGCTCGTGGTTCGCGAGTCGACGGCGCCGCCGCCGAAAGAACTGAAGTGA
- a CDS encoding ABC transporter substrate-binding protein — MKARMLATHVALPVLAFAASTQVHAADFDWMKFKGKTVTFLANNNPVAQALLTYKADFEKLTGMTLKVDGYQEQQMRQRLVTVMNANSDEVDVFMTLPSREGEQFAAAGWYGDLTAMAKTEVAKEYDSAGLSQALLKAATFGGKLTSMPMNIEGPIFYYRTDIFKKCGLEAPKTIKEVEAAAAKIKTCDSAVTPFVSRGLKPAIAYTFSNMLHNIGGAYIASGKSNLCSAKGKEALDTYSRLLRDFGPPGVVNYSFQQISALYRSGRAAMAFESSNELRTVMEGGARLKDTGLLPFPAGEAGQVPTTIGWGMAVSSHSKQPEAAWYFVQWATSPEVQKKMALQGIAPPRPSVAKDPEYRKWIDEEPVRKEWQAALDVLATKGSSEVGYPIVANPESREFIGQAVQDLILKQKPIDQACADADKALDALIAQK; from the coding sequence ATGAAGGCCAGGATGCTCGCGACGCATGTCGCGTTGCCCGTTCTCGCGTTTGCCGCCAGCACGCAGGTCCACGCAGCCGATTTCGACTGGATGAAGTTCAAGGGCAAGACCGTCACCTTTCTCGCCAACAACAATCCGGTCGCCCAGGCGCTGCTGACCTACAAGGCCGATTTCGAGAAGCTGACCGGCATGACCCTGAAGGTCGATGGCTATCAGGAGCAGCAGATGCGCCAGCGTCTGGTCACCGTCATGAATGCGAACAGCGACGAGGTCGATGTGTTCATGACGCTGCCCTCGCGCGAGGGTGAGCAGTTCGCCGCGGCCGGCTGGTACGGCGATCTCACCGCGATGGCCAAGACCGAGGTGGCCAAGGAGTACGATTCGGCGGGGCTGAGCCAGGCCCTGCTCAAGGCCGCCACCTTTGGCGGCAAGCTGACCAGCATGCCGATGAACATCGAGGGCCCGATCTTCTATTACCGCACCGACATCTTCAAGAAGTGCGGCCTCGAGGCGCCGAAGACCATCAAGGAGGTCGAGGCTGCGGCTGCGAAGATCAAGACCTGCGACAGCGCGGTCACGCCCTTCGTCTCGCGCGGCCTCAAGCCCGCGATCGCCTACACCTTCAGCAATATGCTGCACAATATCGGCGGCGCGTATATCGCGAGCGGCAAGTCGAACCTCTGCTCGGCGAAGGGCAAGGAGGCGCTCGACACCTATAGCCGGCTGCTGCGCGACTTCGGACCGCCCGGCGTCGTCAATTACAGCTTCCAGCAGATTTCCGCGCTCTACCGCAGCGGCCGTGCGGCGATGGCGTTCGAATCCTCGAATGAACTGCGTACGGTGATGGAGGGCGGCGCGCGCCTGAAGGACACCGGCCTGTTGCCGTTCCCGGCGGGCGAGGCCGGCCAGGTGCCGACCACGATCGGCTGGGGCATGGCGGTGTCCTCGCACAGCAAGCAGCCGGAGGCGGCCTGGTACTTCGTGCAATGGGCGACCAGCCCCGAGGTGCAGAAGAAGATGGCGCTGCAGGGCATCGCCCCGCCGCGTCCGTCGGTCGCCAAGGACCCTGAATATCGCAAGTGGATCGACGAGGAGCCGGTTCGCAAGGAATGGCAGGCCGCGCTCGACGTGCTCGCCACCAAGGGCTCGTCCGAAGTCGGCTATCCCATCGTCGCGAACCCGGAATCGCGCGAGTTCATCGGCCAGGCCGTGCAGGATCTCATCCTGAAGCAGAAGCCGATCGACCAGGCCTGCGCGGATGCCGACAAGGCGCTGGATGCGCTGATCGCCCAGAAGTAA
- a CDS encoding carbohydrate ABC transporter permease — MSDAAATLTQDRQKLEMSALSAPAVIFTVAMIAFPVVYTVWLGFQNFSSTGKQSFAGLANYSRLVADYEFWHGLWVTIALYVLSLALQLVFGVWLALVLFHAKRLPGIVRSLFISPFMMPPVVAGMMWLVILDPSLGAANYILQSLGLPPSDWLASPSLVIPTVALIDSWQWTPYVALIVLGGLQSLPPSVYEAAQIDGASPFKTFQRITLPLLLPTIVTAAILRSVDLLRFFDIIYITTQGGPGNASNTLNIYGFRVGFEFFNIGYASALMLTLTAIVFGAVLAFNRLRGAVAW, encoded by the coding sequence ATGTCTGACGCGGCTGCGACACTCACGCAGGACCGGCAGAAGCTGGAAATGTCCGCGCTCTCCGCGCCGGCCGTGATCTTCACGGTCGCGATGATCGCGTTCCCCGTCGTCTATACGGTCTGGCTCGGCTTCCAGAATTTCTCCTCGACCGGAAAGCAGTCCTTTGCGGGCCTTGCCAATTATTCCAGGCTGGTCGCCGACTACGAGTTCTGGCACGGCCTATGGGTCACGATCGCGCTTTATGTGCTGTCGCTGGCGCTGCAACTCGTCTTCGGCGTCTGGCTGGCGCTGGTGCTGTTCCACGCCAAGCGCCTGCCGGGCATCGTGCGCTCGCTGTTCATCTCGCCCTTCATGATGCCGCCGGTGGTCGCGGGCATGATGTGGCTGGTCATCCTCGATCCCTCGCTGGGCGCGGCCAATTACATCCTGCAATCGCTCGGCCTGCCGCCGTCGGACTGGCTGGCCTCGCCATCGCTGGTCATTCCGACCGTCGCGCTGATCGACAGCTGGCAGTGGACCCCCTACGTCGCCCTGATCGTGCTTGGCGGTCTGCAATCGCTGCCGCCGAGCGTCTATGAGGCCGCGCAGATCGACGGCGCATCGCCGTTCAAGACCTTCCAGCGCATCACGCTGCCGCTGTTGCTGCCGACCATCGTCACCGCGGCGATCCTGCGCAGCGTCGATCTCTTGCGCTTCTTCGACATCATCTACATCACCACCCAGGGCGGCCCGGGCAACGCCTCGAACACGCTCAACATCTACGGCTTCCGGGTCGGCTTCGAGTTCTTCAACATCGGCTATGCCAGCGCCCTGATGCTGACGCTGACGGCGATCGTGTTCGGCGCCGTGCTCGCCTTCAATCGCCTGCGCGGCGCGGTTGCCTGGTGA
- a CDS encoding carbohydrate ABC transporter permease, with translation MTDAANTDRWIRWLNTVQLVLAGVLIMAPTVWMVLSSFKPSFEVTAYPPTLLFTPTLENYVELTRTTPFLSYALNSLIVTVGSTALGLLFGIPAAFAVSWTRISWPAILTLAARMAPGTLFLLPWYVMFRQVGMIGSYTALILSHAVITLPIVIWVLLPSFDGIPRSVFEAAQVDGCSVTRILWRIALPLVASGVAVSAILAFVFSWNYFLFALVLSNGDTKTLIAAAFNFIGEGSTQWGALMAAATLIALPPLVLAALVQRWLVSGLTLGAVKG, from the coding sequence ATGACCGACGCTGCCAACACCGATCGCTGGATCCGCTGGCTCAACACCGTGCAGCTCGTGCTGGCCGGCGTGCTCATCATGGCGCCGACGGTCTGGATGGTGCTGTCCTCGTTCAAGCCTTCCTTCGAGGTCACCGCCTATCCGCCCACGCTGTTGTTCACGCCGACGTTGGAAAACTATGTCGAGCTGACCAGGACCACGCCGTTCCTGAGCTACGCGCTCAACAGCCTCATCGTCACCGTCGGCTCGACGGCGCTTGGATTGCTGTTCGGTATCCCCGCGGCCTTCGCCGTCTCGTGGACGCGGATTTCGTGGCCGGCGATCCTGACGCTGGCGGCGCGCATGGCGCCCGGCACGCTGTTTCTGCTGCCGTGGTACGTCATGTTCCGGCAGGTCGGCATGATCGGTTCCTACACGGCGCTGATCCTCAGTCACGCCGTCATCACGCTGCCGATCGTGATCTGGGTCTTGCTGCCGTCCTTCGACGGCATTCCGCGCAGCGTGTTCGAGGCGGCGCAGGTCGATGGATGCAGCGTCACGCGCATCCTCTGGCGCATCGCGCTGCCGCTGGTGGCCTCAGGCGTCGCGGTGTCGGCGATCCTCGCCTTCGTGTTCTCGTGGAACTACTTCCTGTTTGCGCTGGTGCTCTCCAATGGCGACACCAAGACGCTGATCGCGGCGGCCTTCAACTTCATCGGCGAAGGCTCGACGCAATGGGGCGCCCTCATGGCCGCGGCGACGCTGATCGCATTGCCGCCGCTGGTGCTGGCGGCCCTGGTTCAGCGCTGGCTGGTCTCCGGACTGACGCTCGGCGCGGTGAAAGGCTAG